One part of the Verrucomicrobiota bacterium genome encodes these proteins:
- a CDS encoding DoxX family protein produces MTNLNSLSAQWSPRVLGIMRIALALLFTQHGSQKLFGIPLSQHPAPFVLLSVMGVAGVLEFFGGLFILLGLSTRFVAFILSGEMAVAYFMAHASRGFLPLVNGGELAVLYSFVFLYLAVAGGGSWSVDHLLSRAKGGRNTAS; encoded by the coding sequence ATGACTAATCTAAACTCTCTTTCCGCGCAATGGTCGCCACGTGTGCTTGGCATAATGCGAATCGCGCTGGCGTTGCTCTTCACGCAGCATGGAAGCCAAAAGTTATTTGGCATACCTTTAAGCCAGCATCCTGCGCCGTTCGTTCTGTTATCGGTGATGGGCGTGGCCGGGGTGCTCGAGTTCTTCGGAGGTCTGTTTATTCTGCTTGGCCTATCCACCCGGTTCGTCGCATTCATTCTGTCGGGCGAGATGGCCGTGGCTTACTTCATGGCACATGCGTCACGCGGGTTCTTGCCCTTGGTAAACGGCGGTGAATTGGCAGTGTTGTACAGCTTTGTGTTTCTCTACCTGGCGGTCGCGGGTGGCGGTTCATGGAGTGTGGACCATTTGTTGAGCCGAGCAAAAGGCGGACGGAATACGGCTTCGTAA